The segment AGCACATCAGTTACTGTCTTCACTGTTATCAGCAGTGCTGCTGGTGCAGACTGTGAACCAACAGTCCTCAGCTTGTCAGTGTGACAGAGAAACAGTGTGTGAGCTCTTGTTGTCTGttcatacctgagagtgtccagtctccagtttggatcctccagtccagcagacagcatcCTCACTCCTGagtctcctggatgattgtggctcagatccagctctctcagatagGAGGGGTTGGATTTCAGAGCTGAAGCCAGAGAggcacagccttcctctgtgaccaGACAGCCTGACAgcctggagacacacacacacacacacacacacacacacacacacagacacagacacacacacacacacacacacacacacacacacacacatacacacatacacacacacacagatttagtGTTTTTGTGCATCATTCTTGTTTTGATGACAGTTGTTACAATAAAGTCAAATGACACTACAATCCATCATCAACAGAATCTGTTGACTCACTTAACTGCTGAGTGTTACATTCGctgcagaattttaaaaaaattaagacAACAAAGAATATTCATCATGTAATTTCCAGAAATGTACTTGCAGAAGGTTGGTAGACATTGTGATTCTTCACTGACATTAACCTGTATGTTCAGTGACATTCAAATGATTGTGTTAAACTTAAGAGTCTCCAGTTGAACCAACGCTGTGCTTCATaaatttgtgaaatgtttttatgattcAATGTACAGACATATGATGATGAATATGGTCAAATTAAGCATATTGtagaaatcagaaaaaaaaatccttgatcAAACTATCAttgtaacaacaaaataaagtgtttcCCTCGCTGGAGAACGTGGAGGTGCCATATatcatttatattattcatGATAATACTGGTACAAGTCttaatgtgataaaaaaaattgtcacaTCATGATACTAGAGATATTAATACGTGCTGGTGTGTTCCCATATTGATGTTATGACTACGTACATCACCAACACCATGGCTGAAAGTGAATATTAATTCCACTCATCTTATCAAAACTCCTTATCGGTCCAGTGCTTTATCAAATCTCTTAGCAGTTCTTTTTATTGCTGTGCAAGAAGAATAATACATTCAGTTTCAACAGCTATATACAGttgttttagcttgttcatGACAATTGGCTATTAACCTAAGAAGCTATGGCTGTGTAAAAATACTGGGAGAATGAGCCATTACAGATGAAAATATTGCATTTAAGAAAATACATGCTTCTGGTGacttgataaattactctttttCACAGAAGTTTTATTACACTTACAATAACAAGTGTAGTTTTCATGAACTTGAGCAAAATTTAACTTCACACGATTTAAATCTCTCTGCTGTTCTCCACTCTATGTGTTTGGTGGAAGAGgaactgtttatactgtatatagtgaAGTctaaaagtctgagaccacattaaaaatctctaatattttcatgtaaacctggaaataatcagaaagtgaggattcaaaaacatttaaaaacacaagaagttaTAACatgtcaaatgaaaaaatatctaatatTTTGCACCTTTTCAATATCAGCAAtcaaatttaagcaaatttgTGGCATTGATCAACTTAACCACTTTGTACAAAAGGTCAAATTTCCTTGAGTCATATCCCCTCTATTGAAGCATTCAGATGACACTCAAGTGGATTTGATCTACTCATCAGAGGCTTGTTCAATAACTCAACCTGCAGCCAGTGTTCATCTATTATAAATATGGCTGTGTCTCAAGTTTCCAGCAGATCATTGCCCACTAAGTAACATTGTGATAGTGTGAAACATGGCATCAGAActaagtgaaagtgtcagaGGTCAAATTGTTATTCTAAACAAAGAGGGGCTTTCTCAGTGTCAATCATGGCCAGACTAAAGGTTTCTAAGCGGGCAGTGCATGGACCTCTAAAATGCTTTGTAGAAACCCAATCAGTTGTATCCAAAGCACGATCAGGCAGACAAAAATTGACCACACCATCAGAAGATTAATACATCAGGCTCAGTtccctgagagacagagaagcaaCTTCATCACAAATACATaatttgctaaataaagaacGCAGGACTCCAAACAGCAAAAGTAGTGTCAAAAAAAGGCTGTGTTGTAGGATTTTCAGAGGGCAagtagcagtttctaaaccacttTTCAGGAGGGGAAACAAGGCCAAGCGCTTGGGGTGGGCTAAAAAATACCAACAACTCACAGTGGATGACTGGAAAAAGTCCTATTTACTGATGAATCCCacattaaagagtacagtctcGACCTGCTATGTGAacagtgccctgagataacttctgttgtgatttggcgctatatgaAAAAAATTGACTTAACTTGACCGTACACTACTTAATGTTTTGAGGTACACCACAGTGGTATACTAAAGCATCACAGTGTGATCTGACCTGAGAGTctccagtgtacagtgtggattctccagtccagcagagagcagcttcactcctgaatcctgcaggtcATTGTTACTCACATCCAactctctcagactagaggactgggagctgagaactgaggacagagctgcacagcttctctctgacaGATTACAGCCACTCAACCTGAGAGAGTTagtgacaaagacaaacactgacactgtttctgttgtaaaaatcacaattttagAGTTGCTTTCTCTCGCTCTATAAATCATTAGGATCTTGGTCAATTAAGAGTATTTTGGTAATTatgattcttttttcttttttcttttttcaatggAAACtaacattaaacaaatgagTCATTTCCTCAAAAGTTAAAGTCACATCTCCCCTAAATCACAGTAATTTAGACAAATATACTTTTATCATCAATAAGAAGTAGATAGTGAGGCGCCTCAGTGGTTTAGAGGTTAAAATttatataatgtcagaaaatggtgaaaaatgtcaatgagTGTTTTCCAAAGACAAAGATGACatcctcagatgtcttgttttgtccataacacaaagatattcagttaactgacatagaagactaaagaaaccagaaaatattcacatttgagaaactcgaatcagagaatttagacattttttcttaaaaacgatttcaaaacaattatcaaaatagttggggATTAATCTAATTgctggcaactaattgattatcTGATTAATCATGGCAGCTCTAATCATATTAATTTTGTTGAATCATCATGTTTAATATAAACCTCCTCTGTTGAAGTGCAAACTGATGCTGCATGACATGACAAGTTGATGGTACAAATTCAAAAACAATTAAccgattatcagaatagttggcaactaattgattaattgactaattgttgcagatCTACTTTCATTAGTTGGAAACAACCCCACACATGTGATACAGTTAGTATCTGCAGTTATCTGTACACTTACCGAGCTTTGTTTGAGGCTctgaccactggcagcagcctcagaagagcatcctctgaagcagagtacttcttcaggtcaaacacgtccagatctttttctgatgacagcaagatgaagaccagagctgaccactgagcaggagacagtttatctgtggagagacttcctgatctGAGGTACTGTTGGATCTCTTCCACTAGAGAATGGtccttcagttcattcagacagtggaacagattgatgcttctctctgcagacaggtTCTCACTGATCTTCCTCTTGATGTACTtgactgtttcctgattggtcTCTGAGCTACCTTCTCTCTTTATCAGCAGGTCTTCTAGTTTGTCTTGATTGGTCTGCAGAGAAAGGCCTAGGAGGAAGCGAAGGAACAGGTCCAGATGTCCATTGGGACTCTGTAAGGCATTTATGATAGCAATCCTGTGGATCTTCTTTATACAGGTTTTCTTTAAAAGCAGTCgcaggttttggactgttggttgtgGAAAAGGCATcacatttttgttgctgttgatgaGTGACATTTTCACATGGAGAGCAGCaagaaactcctgaacactcagatggACAAAGCTGAACATCTTCTTCTTCCCACACTCCtttttaaagatctgtgtgaacactcctgagcaCACTGAGGCCTCATTGAAATCAATGCCACTCTCTCTCAGATCTTTCTCGTAGAAGATCAGATTGCCCTTTTCCAGCTGTTGGAAAGCTAGTTTTGCTAATGATTTAATGTACTGAATGCACTTTACTGGGCCATATTTTTCTTTGGTCCAGTCAATCTGAAACACCACGAATTCTGagtacatctcagtcagggtcttgggcagctctcctccctctctgcttttcaacacatcttccagaactgtagcagtgatccagcagaagactgggatgtggcacatgatgtggaggcttcgtgaGGTCTTGATATGGGAGATGATTGTGTTGGCTTGCTGCTCATCTTTGAATCTCTTCTTGAAGTACTCttccttctgtgggtcagtgaaccctctgacctctgtcatgCTGTCAACAAAGTTTcgagggatctgattggctgctgcaggtcgtgtggttatccagatGCGAGCTGAGTGTAGCAGTTTCCTATTGATGAGTTTCCTCAGCAGTACTTCTACTCTAGCTGACTTTGTTACATCAATGGAGCGAACGTCGTTGCCATTAAGGTCCAGTTGAAGGCGGCTCTCATCCAAtccatcaaacacaaacaaaagcttgTATTTGCTCTTGTCATAGTTGGTGTTTCCTGATGACTGTAGAGTTGTAAAGATGTGATTTAGAGCTTCCTCTTTGATGTCTTTAGTTTCTGTGATGCATTCATGAATGAGCTCTGCCAAACAAAACTTTTCTCCCTTCAGTGGATTCAGCTGACGGAAGGTGAAGGGAAAAATGAGATGCACATCTCGATTAGTTTTTCCTTCAACCCAGTCCATCACAAACTTATGTACGAGGAATGTTTTTCCAATTCCTGCGATTCCATTGGTCAGAACTGTTCTCATGGGTCTGTATTCTCCAGAAGGGTGTTTGAACATGTCACTGGGTTTAAGAGCTTTATCTGTTTCTGCTGGCTTCCCTGCCATTTctatctgtctgacctcatgctgtgtgttgatgtgtacGTCACCACCAGCTGTGATGTACAGCTCTGTGTAGATATCAACCAGATGTTGCTTATCCGCTGTCCACCCCTCTTGTGCACACATGAATCTGTCTCGGAGGTTTGACCGAAGCATGTGTTGGTAATGTGTGATGGGTTTTGGCTCTGGTACCGGAACGATCACATCTGtgtcaaacaaaaacagaaaaaacaaaccattAGGGGGCGTTCAGACTGATTTCAGTCCTCTCAGTCTTTTGAATGTGGGCAGTGTGTTGTGCAGTAAGTGTGCCATCGTAGAGGACTCAGCAAAACACTGCCGTGATTGCtcagcaaaaaagttgaactgggCTCAACTTTTGTTGCAATGCGACCTCATCCGGCAAGGTGTTGCATGAACCAATCGCTTAAATGCAAGCACACGTTCATGGTGGACTTTATAATGTGAACACCATATTCGACTGTTTACTGTCTGTGAGTATTTCAAACAgatgtgcagtgttttggtgcctttaaatgcattaatatGTAGTTCCAACttgacttcctggattgtattttattgtctcacTGGTGCCTtaaacaacacatgcacaccaacacagccccttgcattgttttaacGCAGAGCTACAGTTTTGATACATCTTATTATATCGCTCCAACTTCTTTTCATTCTCCATGAAGCCCATTTAATAATTCCTGttccattattaatattataaggCTAGTGGCTGTGTGCTgcaccatgtgtgtgtgtatattgtatCTCCACTGCCTCCCTGACTCCCACACCTACCTGGGCAGGTGGAGAATGACAGGGACTGTGAGGACAGGAGAGGTGAGTGACTGGCTGCCATGGGAAGTAGACAGAATATGCAAAATAAATTACACTGAGGCATGAAACAGAGACATGACAGAagcccctccacccccacctctctctctacTCATTGGCAGATTAGGGgctctgtt is part of the Thunnus albacares chromosome 3, fThuAlb1.1, whole genome shotgun sequence genome and harbors:
- the LOC122975160 gene encoding NACHT, LRR and PYD domains-containing protein 3-like, with the translated sequence MKTKEDLLKTLEDLIEKDFEDLKWFLKDESLEGHQAIKASQLEKAERRDTVDLMVQTYQLPGAVEVTKKLLKKINRNDLLQSLSDSSSGPEVDVSDDWEASENRGPSSSQTCPPRPLPELSKDSSQSEDVIVPVPEPKPITHYQHMLRSNLRDRFMCAQEGWTADKQHLVDIYTELYITAGGDVHINTQHEVRQIEMAGKPAETDKALKPSDMFKHPSGEYRPMRTVLTNGIAGIGKTFLVHKFVMDWVEGKTNRDVHLIFPFTFRQLNPLKGEKFCLAELIHECITETKDIKEEALNHIFTTLQSSGNTNYDKSKYKLLFVFDGLDESRLQLDLNGNDVRSIDVTKSARVEVLLRKLINRKLLHSARIWITTRPAAANQIPRNFVDSMTEVRGFTDPQKEEYFKKRFKDEQQANTIISHIKTSRSLHIMCHIPVFCWITATVLEDVLKSREGGELPKTLTEMYSEFVVFQIDWTKEKYGPVKCIQYIKSLAKLAFQQLEKGNLIFYEKDLRESGIDFNEASVCSGVFTQIFKKECGKKKMFSFVHLSVQEFLAALHVKMSLINSNKNVMPFPQPTVQNLRLLLKKTCIKKIHRIAIINALQSPNGHLDLFLRFLLGLSLQTNQDKLEDLLIKREGSSETNQETVKYIKRKISENLSAERSINLFHCLNELKDHSLVEEIQQYLRSGSLSTDKLSPAQWSALVFILLSSEKDLDVFDLKKYSASEDALLRLLPVVRASNKARLSGCNLSERSCAALSSVLSSQSSSLRELDVSNNDLQDSGVKLLSAGLENPHCTLETLRLSGCLVTEEGCASLASALKSNPSYLRELDLSHNHPGDSGVRMLSAGLEDPNWRLDTLRVEHGGEHRLKPGVRKYACELTLDTSTVNNYLKLSDNNRKVTYVTQEQPYPDHPERFDVCTQLLCRNGLTGRCYWEVEWRGRVHIAVSYRGIRRKGGSDASRFGGNNQSWSLRSSDRDGYSVWHNNTETDLSSLSSFSSVSDRVAVYVDCPVGTLSFYRISSDTLIHLHTFNTTFTEPLYPGFRFCAASSMSLCSNKSS